A stretch of Spirochaetota bacterium DNA encodes these proteins:
- a CDS encoding DMT family transporter encodes MNSQSLLGGVLLLGASFIWGIAYIPTRYLGEQNVSVFLELLIRYSFPFIIFGLIYFKKIIKTPFSIIKKCLLTGSILFFTIICSIYGIRIVQYGSIGLLLISLNIILVPLYFVFYHKQKLPTNLIIGFILSFTGIVILTIGTSNTPLNIGIFLCILASIGYTCYIILCSKMLTADLEPGILQFFQSLSFLIFCIPLILLQKDSFSDVNWSNPTLLQACLFIGLGAGTLGYQLFFYGQKMSHPIVTTLILSSQIIFSMIADLILFKIELSIIQIIAYLCIITAVFIAPLQIKKTN; translated from the coding sequence ATGAATTCACAATCTTTATTGGGAGGCGTTCTTCTTTTAGGAGCTTCTTTTATTTGGGGTATAGCCTACATCCCTACTCGTTACTTAGGCGAACAAAATGTTAGTGTCTTTTTAGAATTATTAATAAGATATTCTTTTCCTTTTATAATATTCGGTCTCATTTATTTTAAAAAAATTATAAAAACTCCCTTTTCCATTATCAAAAAATGTTTGCTCACTGGCTCTATTCTTTTCTTTACTATTATTTGTTCTATTTATGGAATTCGTATTGTTCAATATGGTTCTATAGGTTTATTACTAATATCACTTAATATTATTCTTGTGCCTTTATATTTTGTATTCTATCACAAACAAAAACTTCCTACAAATTTAATTATTGGATTTATTTTATCTTTTACTGGTATTGTAATACTTACCATAGGTACCTCTAATACGCCTTTAAATATAGGAATATTTTTATGTATCTTAGCTAGTATAGGATACACTTGTTATATTATTTTATGTTCCAAAATGCTTACCGCAGATCTTGAACCAGGAATCTTACAATTTTTTCAAAGTCTCTCTTTTCTTATATTCTGTATACCTTTGATTCTTCTGCAAAAGGATTCTTTTAGTGATGTAAATTGGTCCAATCCAACATTATTACAAGCTTGTTTATTTATTGGATTAGGTGCTGGAACATTAGGTTATCAATTGTTTTTTTATGGACAAAAAATGTCTCATCCTATTGTCACTACATTAATTTTATCTTCTCAAATAATTTTTTCAATGATAGCCGACTTAATTTTATTTAAAATAGAATTAAGTATAATACAAATAATTGCTTATCTTTGTATTATCACAGCTGTATTTATAGCACCGTTACAAATAAAAAAGACAAATTAA